Proteins from a single region of Centropristis striata isolate RG_2023a ecotype Rhode Island chromosome 9, C.striata_1.0, whole genome shotgun sequence:
- the kank4 gene encoding KN motif and ankyrin repeat domain-containing protein 4, with the protein MMDKKSANGIQTKASEGGVQRKQLPYSVETPYGFHLDLDFLKYVDDIEKGNTIKRVHIQRRVKGPPKFSTLPRNFSLPGHGARPVPKEKESTWSGTSTLGPKPKSRVTEVQQIFDFRSSEGGTSSLSSRGTTGQGAGFVSVKSRDEAPRDTEEKTVETQSRPNLLRASSMPITLQQRKGSDSSSPDRVVGTPESGSTENVFRPSPDITERRCVPQDRTGLHQQITVALKRVRELEEQVKTIPELKAQISSLREEREKLLLQLKAQTQAQVSRSSSTTAPNSDSTTRTQGHRPTEGLNLALKTQPTGSFEASERVPTKLVTGKGKQSVTEKSKVLQKDEEINQESLKGSIARGETVGLSEQESEKQTQPSEKSDKQKETLESPLEHAVQKLSRDIAGQELTSLRGAVKEAESSSFQDGDAAKGDKDEEPDGVQNLQEKLMILEAKLLQASEDLERTNNLLKEQIDENKLKEEKILQLSDGMRVEVCTPEAVSRPRRESIDTGTVTEKVDFANQETETESPGTVDKGTDTDKICIEVCVPKPRAGSIDQGTETNEADKHEQVPEMEAEAAAASPPRPRANSMERGTVTERIATQDQMTETPVAARVNQVTETEGNTVTDHPQRPRASSVERGTVTERVDTVDRVTETVEAQRTDQQTETEVERRQDNNPARGTEAESQAGESAMSESVEDVGAVVSEGGEDKEASERIQRDSEDVVVKVVTESSITDKEGKVEQAVVSAVVSQDEGSASPLVAAEEKTESKIMTVTVKDDTETKETEPPKSEVTVTVETKQTALETVEKKQTEEGLIVCTTVKETVVTDTVVVVAAAESAAVKTVAPVRPQRGRKLSAEQAQPSAPQLQAAPVRPRRGSSETQAQQSQPQAKTQPQVQVQDPPQVEAQTPTQLPEPHVKHQASSPSQVEDLTLAKSPLAESSEKLSQPQAETKGPPPASSEVRTRPKSIQAQTTATRRNSKELKATQRGSSVSQPPRRGSGESQTRSTRQGSCDAQAQPQGSRRSSSETQPPQKDGSETQSLRRGSGEAPQRRGSSEAQATRRESGEAQPPRRGSSESPTSPAALGQVVTRLTGLLGEQWAQLGSGSGTQQTASQQESPSTQKQTAGKRAEAGKGASAKPAGKAVPAATTGKPAGKPGPSKMSSIQSQLVSSLSVLSAFYSPAQKAAAASKQQEQGLKSIMKKNGVADKQGNKGAKKNLKFVGVNGGYESTSSEESSGDEKSKVEVEEEDSSEPEVEKEKEKEKETETETQPQPAEKLEEGAETQEKEAEVAAEGGGATAAEKEGERGLLDPEGSQELLDELAEGGKVDQGFIDACIYVKDRMEEVSSPDKEMRQVLVVLYQEWFKISSQKESQADTVTLYLRRVGLTTPTLLPYVVNLTDGNGNMALHYSVSHSNFPVVKLLLDTGLCETDNVNKAGYTPVMLAALTAAESPDDLEVAQQLLKLGDVNACSRQAGQTALMLAVSHGRVAMVKLLLSCGADVNAQDREGSTALMCASEHGHTNIVRMLLETGRCDVSLKDKNGQTALQVAEGASHQDIIDLVKAHAEPSEPSEPSSTADLL; encoded by the exons ATGATGGACAAGAAAAGTG CCAACGGTATTCAGACCAAGGCCAGTGAGGGTGGTGTTCAGAGGAAGCAGCTGCCCTATTCCGTGGAAACTCCTTATGGCTTTCACCTGGACCTGGACTTCCTCAAGTATGTTGACGACATTGAAAAAGGCAACACCATCAAAAGGGTCCACATTCAGCGCAGGGTCAAGGGCCCACCAAAATTCAGCACTCTGCCCAGAAATTTTAGCCTCCCTGGGCATGGGGCCAGGCCGGTCCCTAAGGAAAAGGAAAGCACATGGTCTGGGACGTCCACCCTTGGGCCCAAACCTAAATCACGGGTGACAGAGGTCCAACAGATCTTCGACTTCAGGTCAAGTGAAGGGGGAACCTCCAGCCTGAGCAGCAGGGGGACAACCGGTCAGGGAGCCGGCTTTGTTTCAGTAAAGTCCAGGGATGAAGCCCCTCGAGATACTGAAGAGAAAACTGTGGAGACACAAAGTCGCCCAAACCTGCTTCGAGCATCAAGCATGCCCATCACCCTCCAGCAGCGAAAAGGTTCTGACTCAAGCAGTCCAGACCGTGTCGTGGGAACACCGGAGAGTGGATCGACAGAGAACGTGTTCCGCCCTTCACCGGACATAACGGAGAGACGGTGTGTTCCTCAGGATCGGACCGGGCTTCACCAGCAGATCACAGTAGCACTGAAGAGGGTCAGAGAGCTGGAGGAGCAGGTCAAAACCATCCCAGAACTAAAGGCTCAGATCAGCTCactgagggaggagagggagaagctACTGCTTCAGCTCAAAGCCCAGACCCAAGCCCAGGTTTCCAGATCATCCTCTACAACAGCACCGAACTCTGATTCTACGACACGCACTCAAGGACACAGACCTACAGAAGGGCTCAACCTAGCTCTGAAGACTCAACCCACTGGAAGTTTTGAAGCTTCAGAGCGTGTGCCAACAAAGCTGGTAACAGGGAAAGGCAAACAAAGTGTTACAGAGAAAAGTAAAGTGCTACAGAAAGATGAGGAGATAAATCAGGAATCTTTGAAGGGTTCCATAGCACGCGGAGAAACGGTTGGGTTGTCAGAGCAAGAATCGGAGAAACAAACACAGCcttcagaaaaatcagacaaacaaaaagagacttTAGAGAGTCCACTGGAGCATGCAGTGCAAAAACTATCACGTGACATTGCAGGACAGGAATTAACATCACTTAGGGGGGCTGTAAAAGAAGCAGAGTCTAGCAGTTTTCAAGATGGTGATGCAGCAAAAGGAGACAAAGATGAGGAGCCAGATGGTGTGCAGAATCTGCAGGAGAAGCTAATGATACTGGAGGCTAAACTTCTTCAGGCTAGTGAAGACCTGGAGAGAACTAATAATCTTTTGAAAGAACAAATAGATGAGAACAAGttaaaagaggagaaaatacTACAACTGAGTGATGGAATGAGAGTGGAGGTGTGTACTCCTGAAGCAGTGAGCAGGCCGAGAAGAGAGAGCATTGACACAGGAACAGTGACAGAGAAAGTAGATTTTGCCAAccaagagacagaaacagaatcaCCCGGTACGGTTGATAAGGGAACAGATACAGATAAAATCTGTATTGAAGTTTGTGTACCCAAACCAAGGGCTGGAAGTATAGATCAAGGAACAGAGACTAATGAAGCTGATAAACATGAACAGGTGCCAGAGATGGAGGCAGAAGCAGCTGCTGCGAGCCCGCCAAGACCCAGAGCCAACAGCATGGAGCGGGGCACAGTAACGGAGAGGATCGCCACTCAGGATCAGATGACCGAGACGCCCGTAGCGGCGAGGGTAAACCAAGTCACAGAAACAGAAGGAAACACAGTAACAGACCATCCGCAGAGGCCGAGGGCCAGCAGTGTAGAGAGGGggacagtgacagagagagtggACACTGTGGACAGGGTGACAGAGACAGTGGAAGCGCAGAGGACAGACCAGCAGACTGAGACGGAGGTGGAAAGACGACAGGATAATAATCCGGCCAGAGGTACAGAAGCAGAGAGTCAAGCGGGAGAAAGTGCCATGAGTGAAAGTGTAGAGGATGTGGGTGCAGTGGTCAGTGAGGGAGGGGAAGATAAGGAAGCAAGTGAAAGAATTCAAAGAGACAGTGAAGATGTGGTTGTGAAAGTTGTCACAGAGAGTTCAATTACAGATAAAGAAGGCAAAGTTGAACAAGCTGTGGTTTCAGCTGTTGTAAGCCAAGATGAAGGCAGTGCCAGTCCACTTGTTGcagcagaagaaaaaacagaatcCAAGATAATGACAGTTACGGTAAAGGAtgacacagaaacaaaagaaactGAACCCCCAAAGAGTGAAGTAACAGTAACTGTTGAAACAAAGCAGACTGCACTGGAGACTGtagagaagaaacaaacagaagaagGTTTAATCGTGTGTACAACAGTCAAAGAAACTGTGGTCACCGACACAGTTgtagtagtagcagcagcagagagtgcAGCTGTGAAGACAGTAGCTCCTGTACGACCCCAGAGAGGCCGGAAACTCTCAGCAGAGCAGGCACAGCCATCAGCTCCTCAACTTCAGGCTGCACCTGTGCGACCTCGCAGGGGATCCAGTGAAACGCAGGCCCAGCAGTCACAACCCCAGGCAAAAACCCAGCCCCAGGTGCAGGTACAGGATCCACCTCAGGTTGAGGCCCAAACCCCAACACAGCTCCCTGAACCACACGTAAAACATCAAGCCTCATCTCCATCTCAGGTTGAGGACCTCACCCTAGCAAAGAGTCCTCTGGCAGAGTCTAGTGAGAAGCTATCTCAACCTCAGGCTGAGACCAAGGGCcctcctccagcctccagcGAAGTCCGAACTCGGCCCAAATCAATCCAAGCACAAACTACTGCAACTCGACGTAACTCCAAAGAGCTTAAAGCAACACAGAGGGGTTCCAGTGTATCTCAACCTCCTAGGCGTGGATCAGGAGAATCCCAGACCCGATCTACTCGCCAGGGGTCATGTGACGCCCAAGCTCAGCCTCAGGGTTCCCGTAGAAGCTCCAGTGAGACTCAACCTCCTCAAAAAGATGGCAGTGAGACACAATCACTGCGCAGAGGCTCTGGGGAAGCACCTCAGCGTCGGGGTTCAAGTGAAGCCCAGGCCACACGACGGGAGTCTGGCGAGGCCCAGCCTCCTCGCAGAGGCTCCAGTGAGTCACCAACGTCGCCTGCGGCTTTGGGCCAAGTCGTAACCCGGTTAACAGGGCTTCTGGGCGAGCAGTGGGCACAGCTGGGTAGTGGCTCGGGAACTCAACAGACGGCCAGCCAGCAGGAAAGCCCcagcacacagaaacagacgGCAGGGAAAAGAGCAGAGGCAGGAAAAGGAGCATCAGCCAAGCCTGCAGGGAAGGCGGTCCCTGCAGCAACGACAGGGAAACCAGCAGGGAAGCCTGGTCCTTCCAAAATGAGCTCGATTCAAAGTCAACTGGTCAGCTCTCTTAGTGTCCTCTCTGCCTTCTACTCACCAGCCCAgaaagctgctgctgccagcAAACAGCAAGAACAAG GTCTCAAAtctattatgaagaaaaatggtgTTGCTGACAAGCAGGGGAACAAGGGAGCCAAGAAAAACCTGAAGTTTGTTGGGGTGAATGGAGG CTATGAGTCGACATCCAGCGAAGAGTCGAGTGGAGACGAGAAGTCAaaagtggaggtggaggaggaagacagCTCAGAACCAGAGGTagagaaggaaaaggaaaaggaaaaggagacAGAGACTGAGACGCAGCCTCAGCCAGCAGAGAAGCTTGAGGAGGGAGCAGAGACCCAGGAGAAGGAGGCAGAGGTCGCTGCTGAGGGAGGAGGTGCTACGGCTGCAGAGAAGGAGGGTGAAAGAGGCCTGCTGGATCCTGAAGGCAGCCAGGAGCTCCTGGATGAACTGGCTGAAGG TGGGAAAGTTGACCAGGGGTTTATAGACGCCTGCATCTATGTAAAAGACCGCATGGAAGAGGTTTCATCCCCAGATAAAGAAATG cGTCAGGTTTTAGTGGTGCTCTACCAGGAGTGGTTCAAGATCTCCAGCCAGAAAGAATCGCAGGCCGATACAGTCACATTATACCTGCGACGAGTAGGTTTAACCACACCCACTCTCCTGCCATACGTAGTTAATCTGACCGATGGCAATGGGAACATGGCCCTCCACTACAGTGTGTCGCATTCAAACTTCCCTGTGGTCAAACTGCTGCTGGATACAG gTTTATGTGAGACAGACAATGTGAACAAGGCCGGCTACACTCCAGTTATGCTCGCTGCACTCACGGCTGCTGAGAGCCCCGATGACCTGGAGGTGGCACAACAACTGCTTAAACTCGGTGACGTCAATGCATGCTCCAGACAG GCGGGCCAGACGGCACTCATGCTTGCGGTGAGCCACGGccgcgttgccatggtgaagcTGCTCCTGAGCTGCGGTGCCGATGTAAATGCCCAGGACCGCGAGGGCTCCACGGCCCTGATGTGTGCGAGCGAACACGGACACACAAACATTGTTCGTATGCTGCTGGAGACGGGTCGCTGTGACGTCAGCCTCAAAGACAAG AACGGACAGACAGCACTGCAGGTAGCAGAGGGAGCCTCACACCAAGACATAATCGACCTTGTGAAGGCCCACGCTGAGCCCTCTGAGCCCTCTGAGCCCTCGTCTACCGCAGACCTCCTCTGA